One window of Atribacter laminatus genomic DNA carries:
- a CDS encoding MFS transporter — translation MDRKIEIKFYFMVGIVFYFLAISMIITGAALPKWMDIFQVTAGRAGRLFFLYYLTYVITTFSSGFLCDHFGKKPIIVLSQLFLGIGFFCISTAHSFLFIELGMLIMGLGGGFCEAPMTGLISQVFNGREGFALNMSQIFFGIGAASGPFLTGYLLGIGFNWRFLYLLPAVVSMFLFFFIYFEKKLFQKERKGITSGNILILYQRWKTFLAVSCLAMLLYVGSEIASSSWMSTYIVKGLKGNLYLGGLAMAGYWGMITIGRIVFAYLSQKNHYGTLLRISSIISLVFLFLLLMTNSIPLVILSFMGIGFGFSGIWPLVVAVVARNIEEMQATAIGVVVALGGTGALFFPWILGILSDYMGLRFIFIMVVVLVVAMFLVFQSRFFKEGMET, via the coding sequence ATGGATCGAAAAATTGAAATCAAGTTTTATTTTATGGTTGGTATCGTATTTTATTTCTTAGCAATATCAATGATCATTACTGGTGCTGCTCTCCCTAAATGGATGGATATATTCCAGGTAACCGCCGGTCGAGCTGGAAGGCTCTTTTTCCTTTATTATTTAACCTATGTGATTACCACTTTTTCCAGTGGTTTTCTTTGTGATCATTTTGGGAAAAAACCAATAATAGTTCTGAGTCAATTATTTCTTGGGATCGGTTTTTTTTGTATAAGCACGGCTCATTCTTTTCTATTCATTGAGTTGGGGATGTTAATCATGGGATTGGGTGGAGGGTTTTGCGAAGCACCCATGACTGGTCTCATCTCTCAGGTTTTTAATGGTCGAGAGGGATTTGCCTTAAACATGAGTCAAATATTTTTTGGAATCGGAGCTGCCAGTGGTCCTTTTTTAACTGGTTATCTTTTAGGAATAGGTTTTAACTGGAGGTTTTTATACCTCTTGCCCGCGGTTGTTTCAATGTTTTTATTTTTCTTCATTTACTTTGAAAAAAAATTATTTCAGAAAGAGAGAAAAGGGATTACCAGTGGAAATATTCTGATTTTATATCAACGCTGGAAAACTTTTTTGGCGGTAAGTTGTTTGGCGATGTTGCTCTATGTGGGGTCTGAGATTGCTAGCTCCTCCTGGATGAGCACCTATATTGTAAAAGGGCTAAAAGGAAATCTGTATTTAGGTGGATTAGCCATGGCTGGGTATTGGGGAATGATAACCATCGGAAGAATTGTTTTTGCTTATCTCTCTCAAAAGAATCACTATGGAACGCTTTTACGGATTTCATCTATTATTAGCTTGGTTTTTTTATTCTTACTTCTTATGACTAATAGCATTCCCTTGGTTATATTATCCTTTATGGGGATTGGTTTTGGTTTTTCTGGTATCTGGCCTTTAGTCGTAGCTGTTGTTGCTAGAAATATTGAGGAAATGCAGGCCACTGCCATTGGAGTTGTAGTAGCTTTAGGAGGAACTGGTGCGTTGTTCTTCCCCTGGATACTGGGAATTCTTTCTGATTATATGGGACTTCGTTTTATCTTCATTATGGTTGTTGTATTAGTAGTGGCGATGTTTTTAGTTTTTCAATCGCGGTTTTTTAAAGAGGGTATGGAGACCTGA
- the pdhA gene encoding pyruvate dehydrogenase (acetyl-transferring) E1 component subunit alpha, with protein sequence MESKDKLLRMYKDMLRIRRFEETVSDLFSQDKIRGTTHLYIGEEAVAVGACNAIHPDDYITSTHRGHGHCIAKGATLREMMAELFGKITGYCKGKGGSLHIADLNAGNLGANGIVGGGIPIATGSGLTGKYKKTEKVTVCFFGDGASNTGAFHEAVNMAATWKLPVVYVCENNLYAMSTPVREAFPILDIAERGQAYGMPGLVVDGMDVLAVMEAVEQAAEKSRRGEGPTLIECKTYRYLGHSKNDPRAYRTKDEEKQWKERDAIKRFRKWLLENTVAKEEEINAIDEEVENEITEAVEFAESSPYPPLEEITKDVYVEEDFAEKEQKKGAKVVHSFSEYSNNQNLRDITYRDALNEALKEELNHDPNVVLIGEDIGLYGGAYGVTRGLWQDFGDERIRNTPISEAAIVGCCVGAAITGLRPVGELMYVDFAGLAMDQIYNQGAKIRYMFGGKARVPMVIRTEGGCGRSSGAHHAQSLESWFMHVPGLKVVMPATPFDAKGLLKSAIREDNPIIFIEHKMLYNTKGLVPDDEYLIPIGVADVKKSGTDVTVIAYSRMLLVAMEAAEILEKEGIHIEVIDPRTLLPLDINTIVNSVKKTGRVVIVSEACKTGGPGGEIGMQIIENAFDYLDAPLVRLSAADAPVPCSRYLEDNSIPQAQDVVKAVKKLLE encoded by the coding sequence TTGGAATCGAAAGACAAACTACTTCGAATGTATAAGGATATGCTCCGCATCCGCCGTTTTGAAGAAACCGTAAGTGATCTTTTTTCTCAGGATAAAATCCGAGGGACAACTCATCTTTATATAGGCGAGGAAGCCGTTGCGGTTGGTGCTTGTAATGCCATTCATCCCGATGACTATATTACTTCAACCCACCGTGGACACGGACATTGTATCGCGAAAGGTGCAACTTTGCGAGAAATGATGGCCGAGTTATTTGGAAAAATTACCGGCTATTGCAAGGGCAAAGGAGGATCACTGCACATTGCCGATCTAAACGCTGGGAATCTTGGAGCCAATGGAATTGTGGGTGGTGGAATCCCAATCGCAACTGGTTCGGGGTTGACTGGTAAATATAAAAAAACTGAGAAAGTCACAGTTTGTTTTTTCGGTGATGGAGCATCTAATACCGGAGCTTTTCATGAAGCGGTGAATATGGCAGCAACCTGGAAATTACCGGTCGTTTATGTATGCGAGAATAATCTTTATGCTATGTCAACGCCGGTACGAGAAGCTTTTCCCATTTTAGACATAGCTGAACGAGGTCAAGCTTATGGAATGCCAGGCTTAGTAGTAGATGGAATGGATGTTTTGGCAGTCATGGAAGCTGTTGAACAAGCGGCAGAGAAATCTCGTCGAGGAGAAGGTCCAACGCTTATTGAATGTAAGACCTATCGATATTTGGGTCATTCCAAAAACGATCCGAGAGCTTACCGAACCAAAGATGAAGAAAAACAGTGGAAAGAACGCGATGCAATCAAACGATTTCGAAAATGGCTGCTTGAAAACACTGTTGCAAAAGAGGAAGAGATAAATGCAATAGATGAAGAGGTAGAAAACGAAATAACTGAAGCAGTTGAATTTGCCGAATCAAGCCCCTACCCCCCGCTGGAAGAAATAACCAAAGATGTCTATGTCGAAGAAGATTTCGCTGAAAAAGAGCAAAAAAAAGGAGCAAAAGTCGTTCACTCTTTTAGCGAATATAGCAACAATCAAAATCTGAGAGACATTACCTATCGTGATGCTTTAAACGAAGCCTTGAAAGAAGAACTCAATCATGACCCCAATGTAGTATTGATTGGAGAAGATATTGGTTTATACGGTGGAGCTTATGGAGTAACTCGGGGTTTATGGCAGGATTTTGGTGATGAACGAATAAGAAATACTCCTATTTCTGAGGCAGCCATTGTCGGATGTTGTGTCGGTGCAGCGATAACTGGTCTTCGTCCAGTTGGTGAACTGATGTATGTGGATTTTGCAGGATTAGCTATGGACCAAATATATAATCAGGGAGCAAAGATTCGATATATGTTTGGAGGGAAAGCTCGAGTTCCGATGGTTATTCGAACTGAAGGTGGCTGCGGTCGCTCTTCTGGAGCACATCATGCTCAAAGCTTGGAATCTTGGTTTATGCATGTACCTGGTTTAAAGGTGGTAATGCCAGCTACTCCTTTTGATGCAAAAGGTCTTCTTAAGTCAGCTATTCGGGAAGATAATCCGATAATTTTTATCGAGCATAAAATGTTGTATAACACCAAAGGCTTGGTACCTGACGATGAATATCTTATTCCCATTGGGGTTGCTGATGTAAAAAAATCGGGTACCGATGTAACTGTTATTGCTTATTCACGAATGTTGCTGGTTGCAATGGAAGCCGCCGAAATACTGGAAAAAGAAGGTATTCATATTGAAGTTATTGATCCCCGAACCTTGTTGCCTTTAGATATTAATACCATTGTTAACTCAGTAAAGAAAACCGGAAGAGTAGTGATTGTTTCTGAAGCCTGCAAAACCGGTGGACCCGGAGGAGAAATTGGGATGCAAATTATAGAAAATGCCTTTGATTATCTTGATGCTCCCTTAGTAAGATTAAGCGCTGCCGATGCACCGGTTCCCTGCAGTCGTTATTTAGAAGACAATTCCATTCCCCAAGCCCAAGATGTGGTTAAAGCAGTGAAAAAGTTATTAGAATAA